The genomic DNA GAGCTGCGATTGGTGGTGGCGCCCCAAGGCTCTCTCAGAGGAGTCACCGGAAGACATcgccaaggaggaggccgctGTCAAGGAAAGACGACGCGATCGGTTCATGGAAAAGTTTGTTAACAACCCTAGCTGGGCGCAGGGGCTCAGCAAGGACCAAGTCGACGAGTCTAACCAACGATTCCGCTCCTGGATCAGGGGCCCTGAAtctgaaaaggagaaggagaaggcctcGGTGGGCGCAACGGAAGAGGCCGGCttcgagaagaaggctgacaatgaagatgccgaGATGCCTGACGCGGACCCCACAGCGCCCGAGTCCAAGGAGCAATGATCCAATGAGGGCGGAAGGCGGATCCAAACTGGCCAATTGTCCTGACTCCATCTATGACTTTAATTTGATGCTTTCTGCTCAAATGCTTCAGTTATTGTTGTTACATATTCTCATTCCATGATCACAGCAGTTCCGTTTCTCGAAACTGTATGGCTAGCGAACAGACTGAACGGCTGCACAAATGGGGGTGGGGTTTTCTGTTTATCGTCAGGTCTTGTCTGGCAAGGCTCACCAAGCTCAGTTGCGAGACACTGACTGGGATTGGTGTAGAGGGTCCTGGGATGGATGAAATATGATTGGTCTATCTATTTATATTTGTACTTTAGGGAATCGGCATAGCTGCCTAGCTTTATGATTGAACAATGATTGATCTTGACGCATTTGCGTTTTGTTGTGCTTGCGGGGAATAATGTAAGGATGGACGCCTGGTCAGGTCTCCGCCCACAGTCCGGACACGGAAATCCGGAGTGAGTCTGGAGTTGAGACAACTTTAGATTCTGGTGGGGTACCTGAAAATCTCTGATCTTTCATCTGCGAGTGGAATAACCGACCACTGCCTTCAGGAGAACCCTTTCACTGAAAAAAAAGCGTCGAAAGCTCCGTGTGGCCGAACCTCCATAGCCGATACAGCCCGAGACTTGGCCGATGGGTGAAACCCGGACAAGGCTCGGAGTTGGCCTTTCGGGATCAACGCAAGACAGTCCCATAAGCTCAAGCATGGTCTGTTGGGAGGGCCACCTTTTATTCGATTAAAAAACTGTTGATATGTAATGATATGTAACGATTGATCAAAATATCTCAGCGTAGCAGCCATCAGCAAAGATAATCAGATGTTGCGTGGAAGAAAAGGGGAGGAAACAACAAAAATCGGGAAAAGGCCGAGAGTTCGCCGCGTGACGTCATTATGAAAGATGCACACGGAAAGAGCCAAGAAGAATATTGGAGACATTGGAGGGGATCGGGAAGGGGAAttgagaaaagaaaaacagaatCTGGGGTTGAGAAGGCCGAGAGAATCCCATCCATGCTCTTTTAACCTTGTTCtctgaggaggatgatgagatccATGCTGTTGATCATTGCTtggacggagtactctgtagtttTCCAGTAGAGGAATCCACTCACCCGTTACCCTCTAGACAGTTTAGAAGGGACATGACTATTGCTATTCCTACTACTCTTATTGCATAGACTTACCTCTACTTTCCTCCCCCGTAACCCGGACAGGAGGATTTCTCCACCTTGGGCAATCAATCACGCTGCCCGTGGGGAGTTCTTTTCCGTGGCGTAACTATTTCTATTCTTCcgtttcctcctctctcGTCACCCCATccgccctcttccttctttcctttcccctttctcttccccctCTGACAATTCCTCTCCACTCTTTGCGCTCAATTTAAATCTCCCCACCACACAATGGCTGCGTCCGCACTTCTGAAAAGCCGTGTGAGACGGCCTTCTTATCTCCAGAAACTGGCCAAGGCTGAAGATCTCATCGATCTCTTCCCCCATGGATCATACATCGGCTGGTCCGGATTCACGGGTGTTGGCTACCCCAAGTAAGTTGACTTTTTGGCATAGACAGCAAGTATCGCAGCTGACGCCCGATTGCTCTGCTCAGGAAAGTGCCTACCGCTCTCGCTGATCATGTCGAGAAAAACAACCTGCAGGGAAAGCTACAGTACACCTTGTTCGTTGGTGCCTCGTCTGGTGCCGAGACAGAGAACCGCTGGGCGCGACTGAACATGATTGAGCGTCGGAGTCCTCATCAAGTTGGCAAGGAGATTGCCAAGGGGATCAATAATGGTCAGATCAAGTTCTTTGATAAGCATCTGAGCATGTTTCCTTCGGACCTTGTCTATGTGAGATATCCCAAGACCGGATACAACGAAGTGGTGCTAATTGGGACAGGGTTGGTACACGCTGAACAAGCCCAAAAACAGGCTCGATGTTGCTGTGATCGAGGCATCGGCCATCACTGAGGATGGAGGCATCATTCCCGGTGCTTCCGTCGGTGCGTCCCCGGAACTGATTCAGATGGCCGACAAAATCGTCATTGAGGTCAACACGGCCAGTCCGTCGTTTGAGGGTCTGCACGACATCACCATGTCGGAGGTTCCTCCTCGCCGGAAGCCTTACCTGATCATGCAGCCCGAGGACCGCATTGGAACTCCACATATCCCCGTCGACCCGGAGAAGGTCGTCGCCATTGTCGAGTCGGACTACCCGGATCAGACGCAGCCCAACGCTCCCGAGGATGCAACCTCGCAGGCCATTGCCAGCAACCTTATTGAGTTTCTGAAGCACGAGGTCAGGCATGGCCGTCTGCCCCAGAACCTGCTCCCCATCCAGTCCGGTATTGGAAACATCGCCAACGCGGTCATTGGTGGCCTGAGCAAGGGCGGTGCCGACTTTACCAACCTCAAGGTGTGGACTGAGGTGCTGCAAGATTCCTTCCTGGATCTTTTTGACTCTGGAAACTTGGACTTTGCCACGGCCACCTCCATCCGGTTCTCCCCCGACGGATTCAAGCGGTTCTACGATAACTGGGAGCACTATGCCGGCAAGCTTCTGCTGCGTTCTCAGCAGGTTTCCAACTCGCCTGAGATCATCCGCCGTATCGGATGTATCGGCATGAACACTCCCGTCGAGGTGGATATCTATGCCCATGCCAACAGCACCTGTGTCATGGGCTCTCGGATGCTCAATGGTCTGGGAGGATCTGCCGACTTCCTCCGCAATTCCAAGTACAGTATCATGCACACCCCCAGTACCCGCCCCAGCAAGGTTGATCCTACCGGTGTCAGCTGCATTGTGCCTTTCTGCACTCACATTGATCAGACTGAGCACGATCTGGATGTGGTTGTGACTGAACAGGTAAGCTATTCTCAACCCATCTATTGGACTTTACTGACAT from Aspergillus fumigatus Af293 chromosome 8, whole genome shotgun sequence includes the following:
- the coaT gene encoding acetyl-CoA hydrolase ACH1, translating into MAASALLKSRVRRPSYLQKLAKAEDLIDLFPHGSYIGWSGFTGVGYPKKVPTALADHVEKNNLQGKLQYTLFVGASSGAETENRWARLNMIERRSPHQVGKEIAKGINNGQIKFFDKHLSMFPSDLVYGWYTLNKPKNRLDVAVIEASAITEDGGIIPGASVGASPELIQMADKIVIEVNTASPSFEGLHDITMSEVPPRRKPYLIMQPEDRIGTPHIPVDPEKVVAIVESDYPDQTQPNAPEDATSQAIASNLIEFLKHEVRHGRLPQNLLPIQSGIGNIANAVIGGLSKGGADFTNLKVWTEVLQDSFLDLFDSGNLDFATATSIRFSPDGFKRFYDNWEHYAGKLLLRSQQVSNSPEIIRRIGCIGMNTPVEVDIYAHANSTCVMGSRMLNGLGGSADFLRNSKYSIMHTPSTRPSKVDPTGVSCIVPFCTHIDQTEHDLDVVVTEQGLADVRGLSPRERARVIIKQCAHPDYQPILTDYLDRAEYECLKKGMGHEPHLLFQAFKMHQNLQEKGTMKITGWD